Proteins encoded within one genomic window of Spirochaeta isovalerica:
- a CDS encoding GntR family transcriptional regulator yields MEFNKNQPIYLQIAEYVSENILTSKWKEGDRILSVRELSMKLQVNPNTVMRTYNHLQSEEVLYNQRGIGYFISEGSTDKIRKIKKDHYVKVDLPDVFRTGRLLGITPDELSDLYNTYLKEAGK; encoded by the coding sequence ATGGAATTTAATAAAAACCAGCCGATTTATCTTCAGATCGCAGAATATGTCAGTGAAAATATCCTGACAAGTAAATGGAAAGAAGGAGACAGAATCCTGTCAGTCCGGGAGTTATCAATGAAATTACAAGTAAACCCCAATACAGTCATGAGAACCTACAATCATCTTCAGAGCGAAGAAGTCCTGTACAACCAGAGAGGCATCGGTTATTTTATCTCCGAAGGATCTACAGATAAAATAAGGAAAATCAAAAAAGATCACTATGTAAAAGTTGATCTTCCCGATGTATTCAGAACCGGAAGGCTTCTGGGAATTACACCGGATGAACTGAGTGATCTTTACAATACTTATCTTAAGGAGGCCGGGAAATGA
- a CDS encoding GIN domain-containing protein, translated as MKKSTITLLGGALFILLILLSAMIFFRYHAEQFVKRSRDNSSVLQAEGITDTRAYDISDFDSLYFENMWDVEIYGSDNYSVEIEADKALLDIIEARKNGSTLSLTYDGYIRGLPDQSEVVKVKIGMPDIQKIEFTGMGNIELKNFDLNSLEVRNSGASNIEAEDVQITNLNLIVNGAANADFEQIKVENCVLDISGAAKIGLNMTGGTLTGQVSGAASVNYRGKVSQQTVQVSGIGSLEHN; from the coding sequence ATGAAAAAAAGCACTATTACGCTTCTGGGCGGCGCTCTTTTCATCCTGCTCATTTTACTATCAGCGATGATCTTCTTCCGATATCATGCGGAGCAGTTTGTCAAACGGAGCCGTGACAATAGCTCCGTTCTCCAGGCGGAGGGTATTACCGATACTCGCGCGTACGATATTTCTGATTTTGATAGTCTGTATTTCGAAAATATGTGGGATGTCGAAATATACGGTTCAGATAATTACTCAGTTGAAATAGAAGCAGACAAAGCATTACTGGATATTATTGAGGCTAGAAAGAACGGATCAACATTATCCCTGACATATGACGGCTATATCAGAGGTCTCCCGGATCAATCAGAAGTCGTCAAAGTCAAAATCGGAATGCCCGATATCCAAAAGATCGAGTTTACCGGCATGGGAAATATTGAACTGAAAAACTTCGACCTCAATTCTCTGGAAGTCAGAAATTCAGGAGCCAGTAATATTGAGGCGGAAGATGTACAGATCACAAATCTTAATCTGATCGTTAACGGTGCCGCAAATGCGGATTTTGAGCAAATCAAAGTGGAAAACTGTGTCCTTGATATCAGCGGAGCTGCAAAGATCGGATTGAATATGACAGGCGGAACCCTGACGGGACAAGTCAGCGGAGCAGCCAGCGTCAACTATAGAGGAAAGGTGTCTCAACAGACCGTTC
- a CDS encoding ATP-binding cassette domain-containing protein, protein MVNIENLNFRYGKNVLFSNLRLNVKEGNIYGLLGKNGAGKSTLLKVISGMLYPEEGSCAVKNISSFKRLPSFLEDLYYLPEEFYLPPLKSSEYEIMFGGLYPNFDGEKFHEYLKEFEIDPHMDKRLSKFSLGQKKKYLLAFGLASGTSLLLLDEPTNGLDIPSKRQFRRLVSMAMSDNRTIIISTHQVKDVENLIDPVIILDDGQILFNESMEVINRNLRVTVEKEENPEALYSEEGLNGYTIVTRNETGEEGEIDLEILFNTIVASGSKIKNLISREV, encoded by the coding sequence ATGGTAAATATTGAAAACCTGAATTTCCGTTATGGGAAAAATGTTTTATTCAGTAATCTCCGCCTGAATGTGAAAGAGGGGAATATATATGGTCTGCTGGGAAAAAACGGAGCTGGAAAATCCACTCTGCTTAAAGTGATCTCGGGAATGCTTTACCCTGAAGAGGGAAGCTGCGCTGTAAAGAACATATCTTCTTTTAAAAGACTTCCTTCATTTCTCGAGGATCTGTATTATCTGCCTGAGGAGTTCTATCTACCTCCGTTAAAATCCTCCGAATACGAGATTATGTTCGGTGGTCTCTATCCGAACTTCGACGGAGAAAAATTCCATGAATACCTGAAAGAGTTCGAAATAGATCCCCATATGGATAAGCGGCTGTCGAAATTCTCTCTCGGTCAGAAAAAAAAGTATCTTCTGGCTTTCGGTCTGGCTTCCGGTACATCTCTTCTATTACTTGATGAACCCACAAACGGTCTCGATATCCCCTCTAAAAGACAGTTTCGCAGGCTGGTTTCCATGGCAATGAGCGATAACAGAACTATCATTATTTCGACACATCAGGTTAAAGATGTGGAAAATCTCATAGACCCTGTAATCATCCTCGATGATGGACAAATCCTATTTAACGAATCAATGGAGGTCATTAACAGGAATCTGAGGGTGACAGTAGAAAAAGAAGAGAATCCCGAAGCGCTTTACAGCGAGGAAGGATTGAACGGTTACACAATAGTGACGAGAAATGAGACGGGAGAAGAAGGGGAGATCGATCTGGAAATTCTTTTCAACACAATTGTGGCTTCCGGTTCAAAAATCAAAAATCTCATAAGCAGGGAGGTCTGA
- a CDS encoding tetratricopeptide repeat protein, translating into MFSQTPADDLFSEGRDAFSSKLYSRAVDLFDDFISIYPDDPRADGVNYMLSVSYFYMKNYIESINAFQLFESEYSDSAYKSRVSYWLGLCYYALKDYDKAAENFLEQTDYRSESFFVSRSYLYLGESYEKAAMPEKAMEAYRNGIVAGGEEKIISQTRLKLGILYFNKGDFSSAREQFAEILNNSIDTNLVSDSQFYIGESLYYMGELKDAASKLQFYLFMNSNNKFREAAVFRLGDIYQNLGMSDEAVKYLELLLSDYPDGKYYLDGLRVLGRTWKDAGEMEKASEVYQEIISLSDDEYEIQNYYFELALMKIDSAENPAAESYLKEAVKGPDEEKVKMSLYYLGQILMDGKRNEEAVSYLYRLVELYPDSTAADDASLTITEYLQEKGDTLKLAMFIGSQINRDTAYLDYFLYVKGELDEQEGNRLEALSAYERIIDEFPDSDYLASALHRKGRILISQNKGDEALTVLDTALREADTENQRTDILVDKALLLYDMGRLEQADYAFTILLEKDIDFPRKDEILFRQGELSLEARKYNDAADFFRRSAEASVGDRSIEALFKMGRSYFYMLNFKTSERIFSDLAEKLSSTSDSKREAMKMTALSIFLQQDWSRTLQFSDLMVTSLGVYPNELRLIKLVSLLALNRRDAFRKELDALGKRNPEDVLITAAMNQIEKVDVTSTLLIFRSLIGAYPDETAGFLTTLVMTDLMYIAADSQWIEDTYQILSPLIEDNVLSIGFRQSYDMNKNKN; encoded by the coding sequence GTGTTTTCTCAAACTCCTGCTGACGATCTCTTCTCCGAGGGACGCGACGCATTTTCATCAAAATTATACAGCCGGGCGGTAGATCTCTTTGACGATTTCATCAGCATCTATCCCGACGATCCCAGAGCAGACGGCGTAAACTATATGCTCTCCGTCTCATATTTTTATATGAAGAATTACATCGAGTCGATTAATGCTTTCCAGCTTTTTGAAAGCGAATATTCCGATTCCGCCTATAAAAGCCGTGTTTCCTACTGGCTCGGTTTATGTTATTACGCGTTAAAGGATTATGATAAAGCTGCTGAAAATTTTCTCGAACAGACGGATTACCGCAGCGAAAGCTTTTTTGTAAGCCGAAGCTATCTCTATCTCGGTGAATCCTATGAAAAAGCCGCCATGCCCGAAAAGGCCATGGAAGCCTACAGAAATGGAATTGTCGCAGGGGGAGAGGAAAAAATAATATCCCAGACGAGACTGAAACTCGGCATTCTCTATTTTAATAAAGGGGATTTCTCTTCTGCCAGAGAACAGTTTGCGGAAATACTTAACAATTCCATAGATACGAACCTCGTCTCTGATTCTCAGTTTTACATAGGTGAATCGCTGTATTACATGGGAGAATTGAAAGACGCCGCTTCCAAGCTCCAGTTTTATCTGTTTATGAACAGTAATAATAAATTCCGCGAAGCAGCAGTTTTCCGTCTTGGAGATATTTATCAGAATCTGGGCATGAGCGATGAAGCTGTTAAATATCTGGAACTGCTCCTGTCCGATTACCCCGACGGGAAATACTACCTCGACGGATTGAGAGTATTGGGGAGAACCTGGAAAGACGCGGGAGAAATGGAAAAAGCCTCTGAAGTTTATCAAGAGATTATTTCTCTCAGTGACGATGAATACGAAATTCAGAATTATTATTTCGAACTGGCTCTAATGAAAATTGATTCTGCTGAGAACCCGGCAGCGGAATCATATCTCAAGGAAGCTGTAAAAGGTCCGGATGAAGAAAAAGTGAAGATGAGCCTTTACTATCTCGGCCAGATCTTAATGGATGGGAAACGTAATGAGGAAGCCGTCTCATATCTGTACAGGCTTGTCGAACTCTATCCCGACAGCACTGCTGCCGATGATGCTTCTCTTACTATAACAGAATACCTGCAGGAAAAAGGTGATACCTTAAAACTTGCCATGTTTATCGGCAGCCAGATAAACAGGGATACGGCCTATCTCGATTATTTTCTTTATGTCAAAGGTGAACTTGATGAACAGGAGGGGAACCGGCTTGAAGCTCTGTCTGCTTATGAGAGAATCATAGATGAATTTCCCGATTCGGATTATTTAGCTTCGGCTCTGCATAGAAAAGGCCGGATTCTCATTTCTCAGAATAAGGGAGATGAGGCACTTACTGTTCTCGATACTGCACTGAGAGAAGCGGATACGGAAAATCAGAGAACCGATATTCTCGTGGATAAAGCTCTTCTTCTCTACGACATGGGACGATTGGAACAAGCTGATTATGCCTTTACCATTCTTCTTGAAAAAGATATCGATTTCCCGAGGAAAGACGAAATCCTGTTCAGACAGGGCGAATTGTCTCTGGAAGCGCGAAAGTACAACGACGCGGCTGACTTTTTCAGAAGGTCGGCTGAAGCTTCGGTTGGAGACAGGTCTATAGAAGCGTTATTCAAAATGGGACGCAGTTATTTCTATATGCTGAATTTCAAAACTTCGGAAAGGATTTTTTCCGATCTTGCAGAAAAACTCTCTTCAACTTCTGACAGCAAGAGAGAAGCAATGAAAATGACAGCTCTCTCAATTTTTCTCCAGCAGGACTGGTCAAGGACACTTCAGTTCTCCGATTTAATGGTGACTTCTCTTGGGGTTTATCCCAATGAGTTACGCCTTATCAAACTAGTCTCTCTTCTTGCCCTGAACAGAAGAGATGCTTTCCGTAAAGAGCTGGATGCCCTGGGCAAGCGAAATCCTGAAGATGTTCTTATAACCGCGGCCATGAATCAGATCGAGAAGGTCGATGTAACTTCAACGCTTTTAATCTTCAGAAGCCTTATAGGGGCTTATCCTGATGAAACAGCCGGATTTCTCACGACATTAGTCATGACAGACCTGATGTATATTGCGGCTGACTCTCAATGGATTGAAGATACATATCAAATTCTCTCTCCGCTAATTGAAGATAATGTTCTGTCCATCGGATTCAGACAATCATACGATATGAACAAAAATAAAAATTAG